Proteins encoded in a region of the Tubulanus polymorphus chromosome 10, tnTubPoly1.2, whole genome shotgun sequence genome:
- the LOC141911750 gene encoding adenosine receptor A2b-like → MASSDGNYRVDNLTRLNISTGAPYYTNDDDSGQDNLLTEPYFVMRIIFSSLAIVANLLSLFAIANIKCAYTTHLRLTISLCMSDLLFSMFVITYTIFSVTYDINRDVLLYTCVSQAFTYVFYFSLVVTLLNIVAMALDHYLAIIRPLHYPIMMTRAKAIAGIAIIWTLTTVLAFSDWIAIAVYLPANATITDVCLRTNSDRYMPQFIMLPLMIVTLITIVLIYTKILVEIRRHHQRATNNPDLQKNRKALVTTLCIMGSYCVLWMPYFLFDCILTIRRVVSRHSFTRDEITRLVTWTNYLNMLVFLNALMDPIIYAIRMAEVQRSYVRLLNRVRRWLGKEPLYHRAGADTRTANAAPPTGNNMNNVRQQQPRQILSKDVATGANGSLKHARRNSGSSRRNNSNQQYNSMILQQNCVDSGKRGVCVYIQAPPRSRCQQTAFVANNGAINFADELL, encoded by the exons ATGGCTTCGAGCGACGGCAACTACCGAGTCGACAACCTGACGCGGTTGAATATCTCGACTGGCGCCCCCTACTACACCAACGACGACGACAGCGGTCAGGACAATCTCCTGACCGAGCCGTATTTCGTGATGCGGATTATATTCTCGAGTCTGGCGATCGTCGCCAATCTACTGTCGTTATTCGCGATCGCGAACATCAAGTGCGCGTACACGACACACCTGCGATTGACGATCAGTCTGTGCATGTCGGATCTGTTGTTCAGCATGTTCGTCATCACGTACACGATATTCAGCGTCACGTACGACATCAACCGCGACGTACTGCTCTACACGTGCGTGTCGCAGGCGTTCACGTACGTTTTCTACTTCTCGTTGGTCGTCACGCTGTTGAACATCGTCGCGATGGCGCTCGATCACTACCTGGCGATCATCCGGCCGCTGCACTACCCGATCATGATGACGCGCGCGAAAGCGATCGCCGGAATCGCGATCATCTGGACGTTGACGACCGTTCTCGCGTTCAGCGATTGGATCGCGATCGCCGTTTACCTGCCGGCGAACGCGACGATCACCGACGTCTGCCTACGCACCAACTCCGACCGCTACATGCCTCAGTTCATCATGCTGCCGTTGATGATCGTCACGTTGATCACGATCGTTTTGATCTACACGAAAATCCTCGTCGAAATACGCCGGCACCACCAACGCGCGACGAACAACCCGGACTTGCAGAAAAACCGCAAGGCGCTCGTGACGACGCTGTGCATCATGGGTAGCTATTGCGTGCTGTGGATGCCGTACTTCCTGTTCGACTGCATTTTGACGATACGCCGCGTCGTATCGCGTCACAGTTTCACGCGCGACGAGATCACGCGTCTCGTCACGTGGACGAACTACCTGAACATGCTCGTGTTCCTCAACGCGTTGATGGACCCGATCATCTACGCGATACGCATGGCCGAGGTGCAACGCTCGTACGTGCGCCTGTTGAACCGCGTTCGACGGTGGCTCGGCAAGGAGCCGCTGTACCACCGCGCCGGCGCCGACACCCGCACGGCG aaCGCCGCGCCACCTACAGGCAACAATATGAACAACGTGCGCCAGCAACAACCGAGGCAGATACTTTCGAAGGACGTCGCGACTGGTGCGAACGGCAGCTTGAAACATGCACGCAGGaacagcggcagcagcagacGCAACAATAGCAATCAACAATACAACTCAATGATCCTGCAACAGAACTGCGTCGACTCCGGCAAGCGAGGCGTCTGCGTTTATATACAAGCGCCACCTAGATCTCGATGTCAGCAGACGGCGTTCGTCGCGAACAATGGTGCTATAAATTTCGCCGATGAGCTTTTATAG